In Rutidosis leptorrhynchoides isolate AG116_Rl617_1_P2 chromosome 2, CSIRO_AGI_Rlap_v1, whole genome shotgun sequence, one genomic interval encodes:
- the LOC139888916 gene encoding uncharacterized protein — protein MIAKFCADNTDTRTKKATEITTAADKFVQHISDYPIVTLPIVPVTLGVYSGLTDPLDFLQQFEGVVSTYNWDEPVACRVFPMVLQGSAREWFHSLQVRSILGFIDLRDKFLLQFQNLLPQKKTHIECHDIKQGSKETLSALLTRDVPPTFAKVQQVTYDYLRGGEDSTITPACGWGKDKRWRDDNDSFRDGNSDNYRGENSRRDKSKFCIFHDDYGHDTNHCRDLAELIAEAYEQAESNAPQVPNAADRKAPAVKNLGVKMVSKKENQRGIQVINVVEVQGEISVFQISEQIASWQCPAITFTPANLNADLDKPVVVSCRVVNIALMKPTAISLAGFLGESTWPIGQLELHIELVDDRDETLRRKALLNLYIMRNQSRFNMILGRTALHMFGAIPSTIHGMVKFSANKGIGTLTSAEVGPFLCHEYGDRK, from the exons ATGATCGCCAAGTTTTGCGCGGACAATACTGATACTCGTACAAAAAAGGCGACTGAAATTACCACTGCTGCAGACAAGTTTGTCCAGcatatttctgattatccaatTGTTACACTGCCTATTGTGCCAGTGACATTAGGAGTTTATTCAGGGTTAACTGATCCCTTGGATTTTTTGCAGCAATTTGAAGGGGTGGTAAGCACCTATAATTGGGATGAACCGGTTGCATGTAGAGTGTTTCCTATGGTTTTACAAGGGTCCGCAAGGGAATGGTTTCACAGCCTGCAAGTTCGCAGTATTCTTGGCTTCATTGATCTTCGCGATAAATTTTTGTTGCAGTTTCAGAATCTTTTGCCTcagaaaaagacacatatagaATGTCATGATATTAAACAAGGCAGTAAAGAAACCTTGAGTGCATTATTAACGCG GGATGTCCCGCCGACTTTCGCTAAAGTGCAACAAGTGACATACGACTATCTTCGAGGTGGAGAGGATAGCACTATCACCCCTGCGTGTGGGTGGGGTAAAGATAAAAGGTGGCGAGATGACAATGATTCTTTTCGTGATGGCAATAGCGATAATTACCGAG GGGAAAATAGTAGGCGGGATAAATCCAAGTTTTGTATTTTCCACGACGATTATGGTCATGATACCAATCATTGTAGAGACTTGGCAGAGCTGATCGCAGAAGCATATGAGCAAG CAGAATCCAATGCTCCACAAGTACCAAACGCTGCTGATCGCAAAGCTCCCGCAGTAAAGAATCTTGGGGTAAAAATGGTCAGTAAGAAAGAAAATCAACGCGGAATTCAGGTCATTAATGTGGTAGAAGTGCAAGGCGAAATTTCAGTATTTCAAATATCTGAACAAATTGCAAGTTGGCAATGTCCTGCTATTACTTTCACTCCTGCAAACTTGAATGCGGATTTGGATAAACCAGTGGTGGTTTCATGCCGCGTTGTGAATattg cattgatgaaacctactgcaatTTCGCTCGCTGGATTTTTAGGAGAATCAACTTGGCCTATTGGTCAGTTAGAATTACATATTGAGCTCGTTGATGATCGCGATGAAACTCTAAGGCGCAAAGCTTTGTTGAATCTTTATATAATGCGAAATCAGTCACGATTCAATATGATTCTTGGGCGAACTGCTTTGCACATGTTTGGCGCAATCCCTTCTACAATACATGGCATGGTTAAATTCTCTGCTAATAAGGGAATAGGCACGCTAACTTCTGCGGAGGTAGGGCCATTTTTGTGCCATGAATACGGTGACCGAAAGTAG